Within Mycobacterium heckeshornense, the genomic segment GCAAGCTGGTTTGGGTGGCGAAGCCGACCAGACAACCGGACGCATGCCCGCCGGCCTGCGTGGTCACCACGAACATCGGGTAATCCAGCATCGCGACCAGCCGGTCGAAAGATTCGTCACCCACCCGATCATCATGGACCGGCGCCGGAGATTTCGACGCCGTCAGCGCAACTACACCCGGGCCAGCCGCTGGTTGGTCACCCGAAGCTGGCGCATGGTGCTGTCCGCTAACGCCTCGATCTGCCCGCCCCGCAGCCGCCCGCACATCCGGCCCCAATGGATCGCCACCTCGTCACCGACGGCCACGTCGGGCACTGCGCAGTAGCCGTCCGCCCACACATCGAGTCGACGTGGCACGGGCTCTGACAGATCCAGCCGGTGCCCGTCCCAGGCCAGGACGCGGCATGACACCTCGACATCGTCGCCGTCGCGGGAAAGCACTGTGCCCCAAGTGATTCGGCAATTGTCTAAGACACTGAGCGGATGTTCGTCGACGCCCCGGCCTAACAGGCGCGACCACGGATAGATGCCGAACACGTGGAAGCAGTGGTTGGCCGCCGCCTCACGAACCAGATCCGGCCCCAGATGCGACCAGTAGTGACCCGCCTGTGGCCCGATGATGGCGAGCAGCTCATCCACGAACTGCACCGGATCGAGGTGGGCGCCGAGCCCACCGCCGAGCCAGTAGGACTCGACCAGACGGTGGTCCAACGGGTCGGCGATGCCGGTCATTTTCGACAAGACCTGCAAATACGGCCAGGCGCCGGCGAACTTCCTGGCCGCCGCTCGGATCTGCGCCACCGAGCCGTCCCGCAGCGTGGCTGCCAGCGGCGGGCCACAGTAGCCCAGGGCGTTGGGGGCATAGGCGTAGCGGGCGAACATCTCCGCCCCGCGAACCTCCAGCGCCGCCGCGGTCATGCCCGTCCTGACGACCCGACGAGCTTGGCGGCATCGCGGTGCATTCGCCCGAAGTTGTAGTAGGCCGCGCACGCTCCCTCGGGGGACACCATGCAGGTGC encodes:
- a CDS encoding DUF6390 family protein yields the protein MTAAALEVRGAEMFARYAYAPNALGYCGPPLAATLRDGSVAQIRAAARKFAGAWPYLQVLSKMTGIADPLDHRLVESYWLGGGLGAHLDPVQFVDELLAIIGPQAGHYWSHLGPDLVREAAANHCFHVFGIYPWSRLLGRGVDEHPLSVLDNCRITWGTVLSRDGDDVEVSCRVLAWDGHRLDLSEPVPRRLDVWADGYCAVPDVAVGDEVAIHWGRMCGRLRGGQIEALADSTMRQLRVTNQRLARV